A stretch of DNA from Henriciella sp. AS95:
CACGCCGCTGACCGCGCTGGCGGGCTTCATCGAGACGATGCGCGGTCCGGCCAAGAATGATCGCGATTCCTGGGATGGATTCCTGGAGATCATGCACCAGCAAACCGACAGGATGCGCCACCTGGTGTCCGACCTGCTGTCGCTGTCCCGGATTGAGTTCAGCGAGCACCGCCCACCTGACTCGATCATCGACCTCTCTGAAGTGCTGAGCCAGACAGTGCTCGCCCTGGAGCCCATCGCTGCAGAGCGCTCGATCACCCTCAAACTGGAGGGCGGTGAAGACAAAGTCCGGATTACCGCCAAGTGGGATGAGATCGCACAGGTCATCCAGAACCTCGTCGGAAACGCGCTCAAATATTCGCCCTCTGGCGGCACGGTCAGGGTGATGGCTGGCACGTCGCCGTCCATGCTTGATGCAGGCCGCAAGGCGACCGGCAATCAACCAGAAGCGACGCGTGCCATCCTGCTGCAGCCACGGGCCTCAGCAGAGGTCCCAGCGGCCTGGGTGCGCGTCGAGGATGACGGCCAGGGCATCGCCCGAAAGCACCTTGCCCGCCTCGGCGAGCGCTTCTACCGCGCCGATGAAAGCCGTGGTGGCTCGATTGAGGGCACAGGACTGGGACTCGCCATCGTCAAGCACATCATGGCGCGTCATCGCGGCGGCCTCGGCGTGGCCAGCGAAGAAAGCAAAGGGGCCGCCTTCGGTGTCTGGCTGCCAGTGGCTGAAAAATCGGCCGCGACAAGCGCTGACGACTGATGCGGACGGTCCCCGAAGCGCCGCCCTACAATCCGGACCCC
This window harbors:
- a CDS encoding ATP-binding protein, with the protein product MSSTDRTSETPPSRRPERARDFLVLTASGCALIALLSASGALGWIEGLTACMVLCAGSLAYFVGSVPPERIQEDVAPNGGTDVSANTSVRKMIEALPFPAFHITPDNRIDALNDHVRHLFRMSQAQGALKSVAIRQPDLLTATDRVARTGASERVEFMTGEGDELWLAHLTAGIAPQSVFIFLEDRTAVHRAERARADFLANASHELRTPLTALAGFIETMRGPAKNDRDSWDGFLEIMHQQTDRMRHLVSDLLSLSRIEFSEHRPPDSIIDLSEVLSQTVLALEPIAAERSITLKLEGGEDKVRITAKWDEIAQVIQNLVGNALKYSPSGGTVRVMAGTSPSMLDAGRKATGNQPEATRAILLQPRASAEVPAAWVRVEDDGQGIARKHLARLGERFYRADESRGGSIEGTGLGLAIVKHIMARHRGGLGVASEESKGAAFGVWLPVAEKSAATSADD